The DNA segment TTATTATACACCACTACTTGTCTATAAATGTTCAAAAATTAAACTTAATACTACATCACCAAAATATAAAATATTATATTTAAATATAAATGATTATGAACAAGCAATTGATGCACTTGAAAAAGAAGGTAGCAATGGTGACGATGAATTTAATAAAGAAAAAGAATATTTAAAACAAGCAATTCAA comes from the Borrelia hispanica CRI genome and includes:
- a CDS encoding DUF787 family protein; amino-acid sequence: MPADTISVNLTHSRLDLNQVSYYTPLLVYKCSKIKLNTTSPKYKILYLNINDYEQAIDALEKEGSNGDDEFNKEKEYLKQAIQ